Proteins from a genomic interval of Phlebotomus papatasi isolate M1 chromosome 3, Ppap_2.1, whole genome shotgun sequence:
- the LOC129807213 gene encoding uncharacterized protein LOC129807213 — translation MRKMATVIDGGFATQLTQHVGDKVDGDPLWSARFNATNPAAVKAVHVDFLEAGAEIIRTNTYQASIDNYKKHLGISEEDAIALLRSTVGYAQEARDDFLRKTEKDEKPRIFGSIGPYGACLADGSEYSGSYIKSTNPSVIREWHKSRITVILEAGVDGLAIETLPSALEGEILLQLMKEDFPDVKFWLSFQCRSGSETAAGENYREAMRKIWQIVQGDKKMQEKFLAVGVNCLHPDNVASLFTGLNDPRAPADSQIPLITYPNSGETYDVVKKKWIPGQAQEPLESRLEEWIKLGVRYVGGCCRNYASDIRRIRETLDTLSRQLASTD, via the exons ATGAGAAAGATGGCAACTGTTATTGATGGTGGTTTTGCTACTCAACTTACTCAACATGTGGGCGATAAAGTTGATGGGGATCCGCTCTGGAGTGCCAGATTCAATGCCACAAATCCAGCAGCTGTGAAGGCTGTTCACGTGGACTTTCTGGAAGCTGGAGCTGAAATTATCCGCACGAATACCTATCAAGCTTCAATTGATAATTACAAGAAACACTTAGGAATATCCGAGGAGGACGCCATAGCTCTTCTTCGGAGTACAGTTGGGTATGCTCAGGAAGCTCGAGATGATTTCTTGAGGAAGACTGAGAAAGACGAGAAGCCTAGGATTTTTGGCTCAATCGGTCCATATGGTGCTTGTCTGGCCGATGGATCAGAATACAGTGGAAGTTACATTAAAAGTACAAATCCCTCAGTTATTCGGGAATGGCACAAGTCTCGTATCACTGTTATCCTAGAAGCTGGAGTTGATGGTTTGGCCATTGAAACTCTCCCAAGTGCCCTTGAAGGGGAAATCCTCCTGCAGCTCATGAAGGAGGACTTCCCTGATGTGAAATTCTGGCTTTCCTTCCAATGTCGCAGTGGTTCTGAGACAGCGGCAGGAGAAAATTATCGAGAAGCCATGCGGAAAATTTGGCAGATTGTACAAGGAGACAAGAAAATGCAGGAGAAATTTCTGGCTGTCGGAGTTAATTGTCTCCATCCAGACAATGTTGCGTCACTTTTCACTGGTCTCAATGACCCTAGAGCTCCAGCTGACAGCCAAATTCCACTGATTACTTATCCAAACTCCGGAGAGACTTATGACGTGGTAAAAAA AAAATGGATTCCTGGGCAAGCCCAAGAACCATTGGAGAGTCGCTTGGAGGAATGGATAAAGTTAGGTGTCAGATACGTAGGTGGTTGCTGTAGGAACTATGCAAGCGATATCAGACGAATACGCGAGACCCTTGACACTCTCTCGCGACAATTGGCATCAACTGATTAG